Below is a genomic region from Bacteroidota bacterium.
ATCAGTCTGGGTAGTTTGGCGTTACCAATGACATTCACATGCCTGGTAGCCGCGCTTTTGTTTAGCCTTGGATTCATTGGCTATAGCAAACGAGAGTTGCTTGACTGAGCACGATACAGCGGCCTCAATCAGCAGTGTAAAATCTAATTTTATATGATTACATTCCAAGGCGTAGAGCATCGATACAGTGCCTCCTTTGTGCTCCCATTGCCTGATTTACACGTTAATCAGGGACAGCATACCCTGATTCAGGGACTTTCCGGGAGTGGCAAAAGTACGATGTTGCACATCATCGGCGGCGTATTGCGTCCGGAAAAGGGATCCGTTACTGTCGCGGGTGTGGACTTGAAGTCCTTAAAAGGAGACAAGCTCGATCGTTTCCGTGGCCGGCATATTGGTATCGTTTTCCAACAAATGCACCTGCTGGCAACTTTAACTGTGGCGCAGAACATTCAGATGGCAACGTTTCTGGCCGGCAACAAGCAGGACGGTAAACAGCTGCAGCAGGTGTTGTCTGATCTGGACCTCCTGGACAAAGCGGACAACTATCCACGCGAACTGAGCCAGGGGCAAAAGCAGCGGGTTTGTATTGCACGCGCCGTTATAAATCAACCCGAACTTATCCTGGCGGATGAGCCGACTTCAAGTCTGGATGATCAGCGCTGTACCCAGGTATTGGAACTGCTCATCGCGCAAGCAGAAAAACATAATGCTACGCTTTTAATAGCAACCCACGATCAGCGTATCAAACCGCATTTTACGCACCATTTATTCCTGGATGAAGTGCCAGCAGCCATTTCATCTGCCGAGGGGGCGGCTCTGACGTCGTGAACATATTTAAGCTAACAATCTCATATATCCAGCAAAGAAAACTGGGCACCTTTTTAAACGCGCTTTTGCTTGGTTTGGGCGTGGCTACCATCGTAGTCCTGATGCTGTTCAGCAAGCAGCTTGATGAAAACCTGCAGTCGAATGTGAAAGGCATCGACCTGGTGGTTGGTGCAAAAGGGAGTCCGATCCAGCTCATTTTATCGAGTGTATTTCATCTTGACGCGCCCACCGGCAATATACCGGTTGAGGAAGCACGTCTGTTGAGTGAACACCCTATGGTGAAGGAGACCATTCCTTTGGCGTTGGGAGACAGCTACAAACAATACCGGATTGTGGGTTCGACGCCGGCGCTCCTTGATCATTATGAAGCGTCTTTCAGCGAGGGCGGTGTCTGGGCCACCACCTTCGAAGCTGTTGTTGGGGCACAACTCGCAGAAGAAGCCGGCATCGGGATAGGGGATGAACTCATCAGTGCACATGGCATTGGTGGCGGTAGCGCGCATGACGAACACCCACTGGACGTGGTTGGTGTGTTGGAAGCTACAGGAACGGTGCTGGACCGCCTTGTTGTCACCGATGTCACTTCGGTATGGGCTGTTCATGGCATGCATGCTGCAAACGACGGGCACGATGACCACGAAGACGGGCACGATGACCACGAAGACGGGCACGATGACCATGAAGACGGGCACGATGACCATGAAGACGGGCACGATGACCATGAAGACGGGCACGATGACCATGAAGACGGGCACGATGACCATGAAG
It encodes:
- a CDS encoding ATP-binding cassette domain-containing protein, giving the protein MITFQGVEHRYSASFVLPLPDLHVNQGQHTLIQGLSGSGKSTMLHIIGGVLRPEKGSVTVAGVDLKSLKGDKLDRFRGRHIGIVFQQMHLLATLTVAQNIQMATFLAGNKQDGKQLQQVLSDLDLLDKADNYPRELSQGQKQRVCIARAVINQPELILADEPTSSLDDQRCTQVLELLIAQAEKHNATLLIATHDQRIKPHFTHHLFLDEVPAAISSAEGAALTS
- a CDS encoding FtsX-like permease family protein produces the protein MNIFKLTISYIQQRKLGTFLNALLLGLGVATIVVLMLFSKQLDENLQSNVKGIDLVVGAKGSPIQLILSSVFHLDAPTGNIPVEEARLLSEHPMVKETIPLALGDSYKQYRIVGSTPALLDHYEASFSEGGVWATTFEAVVGAQLAEEAGIGIGDELISAHGIGGGSAHDEHPLDVVGVLEATGTVLDRLVVTDVTSVWAVHGMHAANDGHDDHEDGHDDHEDGHDDHEDGHDDHEDGHDDHEDGHDDHEDGHDDHEDGHDDHEDEVVAEKDLEYTSLLVKYTTPIAAATLPRYINNETNLQAAAPVFQTARLLSLLGTGIDAFRAFAFVLIVVASLGVFIALYNAMKERAFDLAIMRTMGASRGLLFVQVLIEGILLALLGAICGLILGHVAAHILGLFIDSSQGIGLNGLTFSMQELWLVVLAVGIGAVASLLPAILAYRT